The Dokdonia donghaensis DSW-1 DNA window TACCCGCTTTCTCACTTGCAAATGTTCCAGTTACTTCACTGTCTTTTGCAACCTCAGTTTGAGAGATTAACTTCCCGTATTGTTTTCTAATAGTAGTTACTTGACTATCTACCATTTTATCATCTACCTTAATCTTATAGCTAGTGATTGCTTTTTTAGGCTTAAGATTTACATCAAACTTAGGCGCCATTCCTAGCTCAAACTCAAAGTTGTAATCTTCTGCATCCCAGTTAAAATCTTCTTGATTTTTTGGAAGCGGATTACCTAATACGTCAAGCTTCTCCTCTTGTAAGAACTTACCTAGAGCTTCTTGAAGTATTTTATTTACCTCATCTACACGCACAGCCATCCCGTATTGCTTCTTCACCATTCCCATAGGTACGTGACCTTTTCTAAAACCAGGAATATTTGCTGTTTTACGATAGTTCTTAAGTATAGACTCTACCTTCTCGTTATAGTCATCCTTAACGATTTCTACCTTCACTACTGCGTTAAGGTCGTCTATTTGCTCTTTTGTAATATTCATTATAATGTAATTTTGAGGGCGCAAAAATACGATATTTTTACAACTCCAACAATCTTTTAATAAGTGCTTAACGTCCTCTTACTTATCATCTTTAAGTAGCGAGAATAATATACTCTGAAAAATACTGAGCAAAATACTAAAGAGGAGTGCTATCCAAACGCCACTTACAGAAAAACCTCCCACAAAATAATCTGCTATTAATATGATAATGGCATTTATGATAAATAAAAACAGTCCAAATGTCACAATAGTAACTGGCAAGGTAAGTATCACAAGTATAGGCCTCACTATAAATTTAAGTAACGCAAGTACTACAGCAACAATGATAGCCGTTACAAAACCATCTACGGCTACTCCTGGCAAAAACTTTGAGAGCACCACTACAGCAACCGCTGTAAGCAATATTTTAATAATTGTATTCATAATAGGTTGTTTTATGGGTTAAATACGCTTTCACGAAAGCATAAATTTACACATAAAAAAAGCGCCTTTTATAAAAAGGCGCTTTTACTATATAGTATGTAGGTTGTAAAACTTAGTTTACATCGTTGCTTATAGCTACTGTTGCATAAGAACCGATATCTACTCCTGGTATTGTAGAACCATACTGATCATTTATTGCATCTATAATAGCGTTTGCAGTAAATGCATAACCTCTAGGTGTAGGGTGTACACCATCTAGAGAGAAAGCTCCTCCAGTTACAAAGTCTGAGGTAAGCACTCCACCGTTAAAAGAAACACCACCATTTGCAACCACTTGTAATGCAGAACGCGCATCTACAAAAGCAAGATCATTTGCCTGCGCAAGTGCTTGTATAGTGGCATTGTACTGTGTTTGTGCTGCCGTGATAAGCTCTTGCTCTTGTGAGGTAAGTATAAACTGGTCTTGTAAAGGACGTGACACTCCATTTATAGCCTGTAGTGCAGCCTGCTCTGCAGGGATTCCTAAAGAAACTAATAGATTTAAGAAATCTTGATCTGTAGTTCCAAGCACTCCCGCTGTAGTAAGTGGCACTAGATCATCATTTGTAGTCTGGCGTAATTGAGATAATAATCCCGCAGTAATAGGGTCTAAGTTAAAAGGAGGTCCTTGTACTATTGCAGAAATATCAGTAAGGTCTTCATCTTGTATCGTGATAAAGTTTGCTCCTTCGGCAAATGTGATTTGACGAGCAGCAGCCTCTTCTGCAGTGATGATTCCAAAAGATGCTAGACCTGGTAACACTTGAGTGTTATATGCTGCAAATGCTGCATTAAGAGTAGCCGCAGTACCTGCGTCTAAAGGAATAGCCTGAGATGGCACCGTAGTAAAGAAAGGAATAGATGTTACATCCGGAATATTTACAAGTGCTCCTTGTGCTCCAGAACCTATTAAAAGTCCAACTTCTTGAGAATACACACTAGCAAAAACGTTAGGGTCTGTAATGTCATTAGGACCGTATGTAGTAGGATCAAAGTTTCCTGTCTGATCTACACCAGCACCACCTGATGTTGCAAAACCTAAAATATCATTGTTACCTATCCATAAAGAGAAAAATGATGGGTTTGCCGCAAGTGCATCTCCCATAACTGTAGCATTAGCCTCTGATGCAAATCTTGCAAAATATGGATTTGCCTGTCCTGTAGGTACTCCAGCTACATTACCATAACCTGGCGCCACAAGGTGAAAACTCTTTGCACCTGGTACACCCACATTGTTAAAAGGTCCCGTTACAACATTTGTAATTTCTGTAGTAGGAGTTCCAGATAATACTGCTGGTCCTGGATTACCATTTGCATCTGTCGCAAGTACAAAGCGATTATTTGCAATTTGAGTACCTCCTAGTGTTAACCCTCCTAGGTTATCACTTACTAAAGGCTGTGTAAACTCACCTCCACCTGCAAGCGCAAACTGCTGCGCCATAATGTTAGGGTATGAGTTTTCTTGACCAGTTATATAAAGCGCTCCATCTGCAAAACCTGCAGTAAGCGAGTTACCTACAGCAACATATGAAGAAAAGTTTGCTTCTCCATTTGTGTATACTGTTCCATCCTCAATTTCATTTTCAAATTCTGGCTCACAAGCAACAAGGCCAAGTGCAAGCGCAGGAAGTGCGATATAATTAAAATATTTTTTCATTGCTGTAATTTTATAATTTGTAGCTTAATCCTAAACCTGGTGCAAATGCACTTGATCTATACGTTCCCGCAAATGGAGCTTCAACACCACTTTCTGTATATGCATCATAAGAAGCATCTACCTCTCTAAAGGCTAAGTATAAGAAAGAAGCATCTATAGCGAGCTTCTGTGTTACGTTATAAGAGAATCCTCCTGTAAAACCAAAAGAATCATTACGTGGAGTTTCTGGAGAGAAGAATCCTTCTTGTACCGGAGACTCGTCAAAATAAGCACCACCTCTTAAAGCAAACTTATCGCTTACGGCATACTCTGCTCCTAGGCGTAATGTCCAAGCGTTTTGGTAATTTCTTGGGTTAATAGACTCTAGTGCTACAGATCCATCAGGATTTAAAAAATTAAGATCAAGAGAGTTGTATATATCCCACTCTGCATAATTTACATCTGCGTTAAGAACCCACTTATCTGTAGGCTTGTAAGTTACACCTACTGTCCACTCTGCTGGTAATGGTAGCGTAGCTGTAAAATCAAAATCTCCATTTGTAATAGGTGCAAGTGGTGAGTTAGGCACATTAGAAAAAGTAGCGACACCATCACCTGGCTCAACCTCAATATCTATTCTAGACCTGTAGTTTACACCAAAAGACCACTTATCGCTAAACTGGGCATAAGCACCTACAGAAAAACCATATCCGTTTACCCCAGAAGCATCAATCTCTACATTAGAACGGTTACCGTCTGTATCTGCCAAGCTTCTTGATAAATTACGATTAAAGTTTACACCTCCTATAGCCAGTATCGGTCCTCCTCCAAAACTTACGTTTTCAGTTAATTTTGTAGAAAATATAGGCTGTATAAAAATAGCAGATAGTTCTATACTATTTACTAAGTGCGATCCAGACCAATCTGTTGGATACTCTACTGTACTACCATACGGAGTATAAACCGCTAGCGCCACAGAAGACTTCTCGCTAAGCTTGTAAGCTGCATATAAATATAGAGGCGTTCCCGTAGGGCTATCTGTTTGTGAAGATGTTCCAAACTGTGTATTCTGATACTTTACATCAGAAAATACTCCAAAGCCTCCTACAGATATACTTAGTTTACTTTCTAGGTGCACAAGGCCTCCTGGGTTAAAGAATGCTATCTCAGCACTGTTTACATAAGCCACACCTGTGTGACCCATTGCTAAACCTCGTTGTCCCTGTAGACTCACTCGGTAACCTCCGGCGTACGTCACTGCACAAACAAGTAGCAGAACAATGACACTTAATACTTTTTTCATAATTTAATTTAGGTTATGGGAATTGTGTTATTCGTAAAAATGTACCTTCAAAAATAAGCTATTTATAAAGGAAACATTGATTTTTTACACATTTACTATGCATACATAGCTTTTTGTGATTGACAATACTATAAAAAATTTATCACTTCTTTATAAAAATCTTTAGGATTTTCTGCGTGAAGCCAGTGACCAGCATTAGAAATTGTCTTGATTTGCGCTTTCGCGAAAGCGTTATAAATCCCATTTTTGTCTTCCTCGAGGATGTAATTAGACTTATCTCCTCTAAGGAATAAAGTAGCATCGCTATAAGTTGCGCCCAGCGGTAAGGGCTTTCCTATTTCTTCTATATTTTGAATAAGAGCCGCTAGGTTCATACGTAAACCTAAAACACCTTTTTCTACCCAATAAAGATTTTTAAGTAAAAACATTCTCGTCCCTAAGTCTGATATATAATTTGCTAGAAATTCATCAGCTCCAGACCTACTAGACATCGCTTCGCTATTATTTGAAAGTGCCGTGAGCCCCTCTAAAATAGTCTGATGATGCTGTGGATATTCTTTAACTCCTATATCTGCAATGATGAGTTTATCTACCATAGCTGGATATGTAACCGCAAAGAGCATTGCTGTTTTACCTCCCATAGAGTGACCTAACAAGTGTATCTTATCAAGTTCATTTTCTTCACAATATAGTTTTAGATCTTCTACCAACACCTCGTAGCTAAATGTGCCACTATGAAAACTTCGACCGTGATTGCGCTGGTCTACAAGATGCACCTGGTAACCATCTATAGCAAATTGTTTTGCCAGCGTTTTCCAGTTATCCCCCATACCTAAAAAGCCGTGTAAAATCACCAGTGGCTTGCCCTCTCCTATAATATTTGAGTGTACTATCATTTATTGTAATTTTTCTAAATAAGAGGCTACTACGGTCTCAAAACCTAGATATAATGACTCTGCCATAAGAGCGTGGCCTATAGAAACCTCCAGCAAATCTGGGATGCTGTTATGAAAATATGCCACATTATCTAGTGAAAGGTCGTGTCCTGCATTAATGCCTATACCTAGATCACTAGCTAGAAAAGCTGCCGTGATATA harbors:
- a CDS encoding lipase, whose translation is MKKYFNYIALPALALGLVACEPEFENEIEDGTVYTNGEANFSSYVAVGNSLTAGFADGALYITGQENSYPNIMAQQFALAGGGEFTQPLVSDNLGGLTLGGTQIANNRFVLATDANGNPGPAVLSGTPTTEITNVVTGPFNNVGVPGAKSFHLVAPGYGNVAGVPTGQANPYFARFASEANATVMGDALAANPSFFSLWIGNNDILGFATSGGAGVDQTGNFDPTTYGPNDITDPNVFASVYSQEVGLLIGSGAQGALVNIPDVTSIPFFTTVPSQAIPLDAGTAATLNAAFAAYNTQVLPGLASFGIITAEEAAARQITFAEGANFITIQDEDLTDISAIVQGPPFNLDPITAGLLSQLRQTTNDDLVPLTTAGVLGTTDQDFLNLLVSLGIPAEQAALQAINGVSRPLQDQFILTSQEQELITAAQTQYNATIQALAQANDLAFVDARSALQVVANGGVSFNGGVLTSDFVTGGAFSLDGVHPTPRGYAFTANAIIDAINDQYGSTIPGVDIGSYATVAISNDVN
- a CDS encoding alpha/beta fold hydrolase; the protein is MIVHSNIIGEGKPLVILHGFLGMGDNWKTLAKQFAIDGYQVHLVDQRNHGRSFHSGTFSYEVLVEDLKLYCEENELDKIHLLGHSMGGKTAMLFAVTYPAMVDKLIIADIGVKEYPQHHQTILEGLTALSNNSEAMSSRSGADEFLANYISDLGTRMFLLKNLYWVEKGVLGLRMNLAALIQNIEEIGKPLPLGATYSDATLFLRGDKSNYILEEDKNGIYNAFAKAQIKTISNAGHWLHAENPKDFYKEVINFL
- a CDS encoding phage holin family protein; amino-acid sequence: MNTIIKILLTAVAVVVLSKFLPGVAVDGFVTAIIVAVVLALLKFIVRPILVILTLPVTIVTFGLFLFIINAIIILIADYFVGGFSVSGVWIALLFSILLSIFQSILFSLLKDDK
- a CDS encoding OmpP1/FadL family transporter, encoding MKKVLSVIVLLLVCAVTYAGGYRVSLQGQRGLAMGHTGVAYVNSAEIAFFNPGGLVHLESKLSISVGGFGVFSDVKYQNTQFGTSSQTDSPTGTPLYLYAAYKLSEKSSVALAVYTPYGSTVEYPTDWSGSHLVNSIELSAIFIQPIFSTKLTENVSFGGGPILAIGGVNFNRNLSRSLADTDGNRSNVEIDASGVNGYGFSVGAYAQFSDKWSFGVNYRSRIDIEVEPGDGVATFSNVPNSPLAPITNGDFDFTATLPLPAEWTVGVTYKPTDKWVLNADVNYAEWDIYNSLDLNFLNPDGSVALESINPRNYQNAWTLRLGAEYAVSDKFALRGGAYFDESPVQEGFFSPETPRNDSFGFTGGFSYNVTQKLAIDASFLYLAFREVDASYDAYTESGVEAPFAGTYRSSAFAPGLGLSYKL